TTACTATGGATAATAAATACGTGTTTTTTATTTTATTGATGTACGTAATAAATTCTTTTTCTCAAAAAGCATTAGACGATTTGAGAAATAAGACAGATTCTATTTGCAGAAAAGTTCAAATAAAATCTTTTTGCAAAGTTCTTGAACTTTATAAATTAAAACAATACGATTCTTGCTATATTTATTCAAATAAAGCTTTATTAGACGTTACAACTACCAATCAAAAAGATATTATATATTATTTGCAAAGTATTAGTCCAACAGAAAAATCACTATTTAAAAAGGCACTGTTTAGCCTTGATAAAATATCAGATACAGGGCGTTTTGCTTCTTTAAAAAATTTAAGACTCGGTTATGTTTACTTAAATCAACAAAAATATGATAAATCAATTTTAAGCTTAGAGAAATGCTTATCATCTAAAGATATTATGAAAGATGTTGAGCAAAGATCAATGATCTATCATAATTTAGCAGCATGTTATTTTTATAAAAAAGACTTTAAAGAAGCTACTTTTTATTATGATAAACAGCTTTCTTTAATTCAAAAAAATGATACCACTTCTTTGATTAAATTAAAAATGGGAATGGCATATATGTATTATGATCAATATTTAGACAAACAAGCGATTCCCTTATTTAAAGAAAGTTATAATTTATCACAATTGCATACTGATATCGTATTAAAGGAAAGCACTGCTTTTAGTATGGCCGTGGTAGAAGAAAATAGAAAACGCTATAAAAAAAGTGTTAAGTATTATAAAGAAAGTAATCGCTGGAAAGATTCTATTTGGAATAAAGAGAAAATTTGGGAAATTACCGAAAGAGATAAAAAAATTGCCATTGCTTATAAACAGCAAGAAATAGGAATTAAAAATGAAGAAATAAAACGACAAAAAATAGTTCAAAAAGGGTTGGTTTTTGGCGGAATTTTATTATTATTTCTTTTAGGTGTTTTAGGTTTTATCTATAAAAAATTACGAAATAATAATAAACTAATTATATTACAAAAGGAGGCTTTAAGTACGGCTAATAAAACAAAAGATTATTTATTTTCGGTCGTTTCACACGATTTACGATCGCCTATAAATACTATAAAAAGACAGCATAAAAAATTAGAAAAACATATTGAAAATAAAGATTTACCTGCAATTAAACAAGCAACTCAAGTAGCTATTTCGGTTACACAAAGTACGAGTCGTTTATTGGATAATGTATTATATTGGTCGCTAGATCAAAGTAATATTTTAAGTTTTATTCCCGAAAAAAATGCCTTACACCCAATAATAGAACATCTTTTGTTTGATTATGAAAATTTACTAAGTGTTAAAGATATTTCTATTTTAAGTGATTTAGAAACAGGTATATTTGGTTTAATAGATAAAGAATCTTTAAAAATTGTACTGCGAAACTTAATAGATAATTCGATGAAATACATGAAAGGTTCAGGAAGTATTTCGATTAAAATGAAAATGTATTCAGAAAACCAAGCATCGATTGAAATTAAAGATACAGGAATTGGGATTTCACCAGAAAAACTTAAAGAAATAAATTCTTTGAAAAATTTATCTATAACTAAAATAGACCATTCAAAAGGAGTTGGATTGGGCTTATTATTGTGTCAAACATTGATTAAAAAAAATAAAGGAACTTTGTTTTTTGAAAGTAAGCAAGGAACTTATACAAAGGCTATTATTTTATTGCCTTTAGCGTAGTTATTAGACTAGAAATTAGTTTGTTTAGTTCTTTTTTAATCTGAATTAACTTATAAAATAAGTATCTTTGTAGATTAAAAAGCTATAAAAGATGAATAATTTATGGCCACTTCTATTAGAAGATTTAGACTAAGAAGTGAAAGGGGTAATAAGTTTATCAGAGGCACGTGATTATGAAATTATTCATGTAAAAAATACTAGAGATTCTGAAAAAGAACTAAAAAACCGTTTTTTTGACATAATTCTTTTATATATTATGATTGATGGAGAATCACGAGGTATTTCGTTAGCACACAGATTAAATAAAGAACATATTGAAATGCCTTTTTTGTTTTTAACAAGTATACAAAATAAAATCCCACAATTATCTGATAATCGTAAAATTGCTGACGTATTAAAATATTTTTTAGTGTAAATTACTTCAATGAATTTATAAAATTTAATAGAGTTGTTTTAAATATTCAAAATAGCTAAAAAATACGATGATTATCGCTATAAAAAATGAGTAGTAAAGGATTATTTGTTA
The Tenacibaculum pacificus DNA segment above includes these coding regions:
- a CDS encoding tetratricopeptide repeat-containing sensor histidine kinase — protein: MDNKYVFFILLMYVINSFSQKALDDLRNKTDSICRKVQIKSFCKVLELYKLKQYDSCYIYSNKALLDVTTTNQKDIIYYLQSISPTEKSLFKKALFSLDKISDTGRFASLKNLRLGYVYLNQQKYDKSILSLEKCLSSKDIMKDVEQRSMIYHNLAACYFYKKDFKEATFYYDKQLSLIQKNDTTSLIKLKMGMAYMYYDQYLDKQAIPLFKESYNLSQLHTDIVLKESTAFSMAVVEENRKRYKKSVKYYKESNRWKDSIWNKEKIWEITERDKKIAIAYKQQEIGIKNEEIKRQKIVQKGLVFGGILLLFLLGVLGFIYKKLRNNNKLIILQKEALSTANKTKDYLFSVVSHDLRSPINTIKRQHKKLEKHIENKDLPAIKQATQVAISVTQSTSRLLDNVLYWSLDQSNILSFIPEKNALHPIIEHLLFDYENLLSVKDISILSDLETGIFGLIDKESLKIVLRNLIDNSMKYMKGSGSISIKMKMYSENQASIEIKDTGIGISPEKLKEINSLKNLSITKIDHSKGVGLGLLLCQTLIKKNKGTLFFESKQGTYTKAIILLPLA
- a CDS encoding response regulator, with amino-acid sequence MKGVISLSEARDYEIIHVKNTRDSEKELKNRFFDIILLYIMIDGESRGISLAHRLNKEHIEMPFLFLTSIQNKIPQLSDNRKIADVLKYFLV